A single Myxocyprinus asiaticus isolate MX2 ecotype Aquarium Trade chromosome 50, UBuf_Myxa_2, whole genome shotgun sequence DNA region contains:
- the LOC127439224 gene encoding cytochrome c oxidase assembly protein COX14 homolog: MSSGKRIADVGYRLFSGSMMLLTVYGGYLCVMRAQRYMQKRKQLELAAQNESTTSESIKD, encoded by the coding sequence ATGTCCAGTGGGAAGCGCATCGCTGATGTGGGATACAGGCTGTTCTCGGGCTCCATGATGCTGTTAACGGTCTATGGCGGATACCTGTGTGTTATGCGGGCTCAACGGTACATGCAGAAGAGGAAACAACTCGAGCTGGCCGCACAGAATGAGAGCACAACATCAGAGTCAATTAAAGACTAA
- the cers5 gene encoding ceramide synthase 5 has protein sequence MAALSAWFWNERFWLPHNVTWADLADPAPGVEYPKAGHLFSALPLALGLFAVRIFFERFIAGPCASILQIQTEVSRRAQPNAVLEKVFTSITKSPDTRHLEGLSKQLDWDVRKVQRWFRHRRNQDKPSTRTKFCESMWRFMFYLCIFTYGIYFLWQSTWMWDTRQCWYNYPYQVLTPGIYYYYVTELAFYWSLMFSQFTDIKRKDFLIMFVHHLATISLISFSYVNNMLRVGSLVMYVHDASDFLLEAAKLANYAKYQRLCDVLFVVFGIIFFGTRLIIFPFWILNTTLFESWDIIGPYPSWWLFNSLLLVLQVLHIIWSYLIARIAFKAIMRGKVSKDDRSDIESSSEEETETLTKERLKTGTSPRGENGSNGHFGSKSWNQNHNDW, from the exons CACTTGGGCGGATCTGGCTGACCCAGCGCCCGGGGTGGAGTACCCGAAAGCCGGCCACTTGTTCTCCGCGCTGCCGCTGGCTCTGGGGTTATTCGCAGTGCGGATCTTTTTCGAGAG GTTTATCGCGGGTCCATGCGCCTCTATTCTTCAGATCCAGACGGAGGTGAGCCGCAGAGCTCAACCTAACGCCGTACTGGAGAAAGTGTTTACATCCATCACAAAG TCCCCGGACACACGTCATCTAGAAGGTTTGTCTAAACAGCTGGACTGGGATGTTCGGAAGGTCCAGAGATGGTTTCGACACCGGCGGAACCAGGACAAACCCAGCACAAGAACAAAGTTTTGCGAGAGCAT GTGGAGGTTTATGTTTTATCTGTGTATATTTACCTACGGGATCTATTTCCTCTGGCAG tcTACCTGGATGTGGGACACGAGACAATGCTGGTACAACTACCCCTATCAG GTGCTGACTCCAGGCATTTATTATTACTATGTAACAGAACTTGCCTTCTACTGGTCGCTGATGTTCTCACAGTTCACAGACATCAAACGAAAG GATTTCCTCATAATGTTTGTTCATCATCTGGCTACAATCAGCCTGATTAGTTTCTCATATGTAAATAACATGTTACGTGTGGGAAGTCTAGTCATGTATGTTCATGACGCATCTGACTTCCTGTTGGAG GCTGCGAAATTAGCAAATTATGCCAAATACCAGCGTCTATGTGACGTCCTGTTCGTGGTGTTTGGAATCATCTTTTTCGGCACAAGACTGATCATCTTCCCCTTCTG GATTCTGAACACAACACTATTTGAGAGTTGGGACATCATCGGGCCGTACCCATCCTGGTGGCTCTTTAACTCCTTGTTGCTGGTGCTGCAGGTGTTGCACATCATCTGGTCCTACCTCATCGCTCGCATAGCCTTCAAAGCCATCATGAGAGGAAAG GTGTCCAAAGATGACCGTAGTGACATAGAAAGCAGCTCAGAGGAGGAAACCGAGACACTAACCAAAGAGCGACTCAAAACGGGAACTTCACCCCGAGGAGAAAACGGCTCCAATGGCCATTTTGGCTCCAAATCTTGGAACCAAAACCACAATGACTGGTGA